CCTACGCGGCGGAGCCATTCGGCGGTACCCGGGGTGGCCATCAGGCGGAACCCGAGCCGGCTGAGATCCCGGGCGATTTTCAGGATCGCTCCCTTGTCATAATCATTGACGCTGATGAGGGCGGTGCCGCTGGTGGGCAGGGGCATGTTCGCCGCCATCTCGGCTTTGGCAAAAGCCTCGCCAAAGGTCTCACCAATGCCCATGACCTCGCCCGTACTGCGCATTTCCGGGCCGAGGCGGGCGTCCACGCCGGCGAATTTGTGGAAGGGCAGGACGCTCTCTTTGACGAAGAACTTTTTCACCTCCGGTTCCTGGGTGAAACCGATCTCGACCAGGGACTGGCCGGCGATAACCCGGGCGGCGATCTTCGCCAGCGATACCCCGGTCGCCTTGCTGACAAAAGGCACTGTCCGGGAAGCGCGCGGGTTGACCTCCAGCACATAGACGATCTCGTCCTTGATGGCGAACTGCACGTTCATCAGGCCGCGCACCTTCAGCGCCAGGCCAAGCTGGTGGGTGTACTCGCGGATGATGTTCAGATGATACAGGCTGACCTTGTAGGGGGGCAGAACGCAGGCGGAGTCGCCAGAATGCACGCCGGCTTCCTCGATGTGCTGCATGATGCCGCCGATCACCACCCGCTCTCCGTCCGCCACCGCATCCACGTCAATCTCAAAAGCATCTTCGAGGAAGCGGTCCAGCAGGAGGACACTGCCCTCCGAAGCGCGCATCGCCTCTTCCAGGAAGGCGTCCAGCTCTTCCATGTTATATACGATGACCATCCCACGCCCACCCAATACATAGGATGGGCGGAGCAGGAGGGGAAAGCCAATGTGCTGTGCGACCTGGCGGGCTTCCTCGGGCGTGCAGGCCACGCCGCTTTCGGGCTGGGGGATGTCCAGCTCCTTCA
This genomic window from Anaerolineae bacterium contains:
- the carB gene encoding carbamoyl-phosphate synthase large subunit, encoding PLARIPSNRGATSRPAPDGPGFRAGRDPRRGAVPGRCVNACFALKELGYETIMVNCNPETVSTDYDTADRLYFEPLTLEDVLNIVDVEQPDGVVLQFGGQTPLKLARALEAAGVPIWGTSPKSIDLAEDRGRMSALLKELDIPQPESGVACTPEEARQVAQHIGFPLLLRPSYVLGGRGMVIVYNMEELDAFLEEAMRASEGSVLLLDRFLEDAFEIDVDAVADGERVVIGGIMQHIEEAGVHSGDSACVLPPYKVSLYHLNIIREYTHQLGLALKVRGLMNVQFAIKDEIVYVLEVNPRASRTVPFVSKATGVSLAKIAARVIAGQSLVEIGFTQEPEVKKFFVKESVLPFHKFAGVDARLGPEMRSTGEVMGIGETFGEAFAKAEMAANMPLPTSGTALISVNDYDKGAILKIARDLSRLGFRLMATPGTAEWLRRVGLEVEAVNKVSQGSPHVVDAIAAGQVDLIINTPLGHHAYSDGMRIRAAATQYQVPLLTTLSAAMSAVGAIRALQQGSLAVYSLQEIYGRRQ